In Methanomassiliicoccus sp., one DNA window encodes the following:
- a CDS encoding DUF131 domain-containing protein translates to MSGRQRAIMSTGIMMTAAGVLLLAWAVAVGQAELSLFLIIPVVHGSGALMALSILLIFGGLALTFMSMSLGSVGEPDDTLQEGARKEWGGVILLGPIPIVFGSGRSLRGKWPLLALAIISSLLLLVFVLTLLR, encoded by the coding sequence ATGAGCGGACGACAGCGCGCTATTATGAGCACCGGCATCATGATGACAGCGGCGGGAGTACTGCTGCTGGCCTGGGCCGTGGCCGTAGGCCAGGCGGAGCTGTCCCTCTTCCTCATCATACCTGTCGTCCACGGTTCAGGGGCCCTGATGGCTCTGTCCATCCTCCTCATCTTCGGCGGCTTGGCGCTGACGTTCATGTCCATGTCATTGGGGTCCGTGGGTGAACCTGACGACACTCTGCAGGAGGGTGCAAGAAAGGAGTGGGGAGGCGTCATTCTTCTAGGACCGATACCTATCGTCTTCGGATCCGGCCGGTCGCTGAGGGGAAAATGGCCCTTGCTGGCCTTGGCCATCATCTCTTCGCTCCTGCTGTTGGTGTTCGTTCTCACCCTTCTGCGATGA
- a CDS encoding GMP synthase subunit A, which produces MRVYVVDNGGQWTHREWRVLKYLDVDTRIIPNNTPFDQLDVDALVLSGGSPHVADEGEKMGCNGEYLDRADFPILGICAGFHFMTNHFGGRTEAAGKPEFGKATLIVDEEDEIFRGLPHEFVVWQSHNDEVTKVPETFQVLAHTKSCPVEAIKVKDRPFYGLQFHPEVENTEHGSEIFQNFLRVVEEWHR; this is translated from the coding sequence ATGCGCGTCTACGTGGTGGACAACGGCGGTCAGTGGACCCATCGCGAGTGGAGGGTCCTCAAGTATCTGGATGTGGACACCAGGATCATCCCCAATAACACTCCCTTCGATCAACTGGACGTTGACGCACTGGTGCTGTCCGGAGGCTCACCCCACGTCGCCGATGAAGGGGAGAAGATGGGCTGCAACGGGGAGTACCTCGACCGGGCGGACTTCCCCATCCTGGGTATCTGCGCCGGGTTCCATTTCATGACCAACCATTTCGGTGGAAGGACCGAGGCCGCGGGCAAGCCCGAGTTCGGTAAGGCCACCCTCATCGTGGACGAGGAGGATGAGATATTCCGCGGCCTGCCCCATGAGTTCGTAGTGTGGCAGAGCCACAATGATGAGGTAACCAAGGTGCCGGAGACCTTCCAGGTCCTGGCCCACACGAAGAGCTGTCCCGTGGAGGCCATCAAGGTCAAGGACCGGCCGTTCTATGGCCTCCAGTTCCATCCGGAGGTGGAGAACACCGAGCATGGCTCTGAGATCTTCCAAAATTTCCTGCGGGTGGTCGAGGAATGGCACCGCTGA
- a CDS encoding HAD family hydrolase, translating into MKAVIFDLGHTLIDYYDDWTGPEERVVNRIYDMVASISPSIDREEFTAYLSNSLRQARDRKSTQMIEVPLVDLMGECLERYGALDEYNLGQCLELFYNALQEDRKLVAGAIELLHGLKERGMSIGLISDVAWGLPSEYSMRDIQHFGLDQFFDDYVFSTDVGLRKPHPKVFKIALSNLGVTASEAMYIGNSLAHDIKGAKGVGMRAVLKRSKYCPPAEVEADHVISSLDEVEALID; encoded by the coding sequence ATGAAGGCGGTTATCTTCGACCTTGGCCACACCCTGATCGATTACTATGATGATTGGACAGGCCCGGAGGAGAGGGTGGTGAACCGCATCTATGACATGGTTGCATCGATCTCGCCGAGCATCGACCGCGAGGAGTTCACCGCGTACCTCTCCAACAGCCTGCGTCAGGCCCGGGACAGGAAGAGCACCCAGATGATAGAGGTGCCGCTGGTGGACCTGATGGGGGAGTGCCTGGAACGATACGGGGCATTGGACGAGTATAATCTCGGCCAGTGCCTGGAGTTGTTCTACAACGCCCTCCAGGAGGACAGGAAACTGGTCGCCGGAGCGATAGAGCTGCTCCATGGCCTCAAGGAGCGGGGAATGTCCATAGGTCTCATATCCGATGTGGCCTGGGGGCTGCCCTCAGAGTACTCCATGAGGGACATCCAGCACTTCGGCCTGGACCAGTTCTTCGATGATTACGTGTTCAGCACCGACGTCGGATTGCGGAAACCGCACCCCAAGGTCTTCAAGATCGCCCTCTCCAATCTGGGTGTGACGGCATCGGAGGCCATGTACATCGGGAACTCCCTGGCCCATGACATCAAGGGCGCCAAGGGAGTGGGGATGAGGGCCGTCCTGAAGAGGTCCAAGTACTGCCCCCCGGCCGAGGTGGAGGCCGATCATGTCATCTCGTCGCTGGACGAGGTCGAGGCCTTGATCGATTGA
- a CDS encoding VOC family protein, translating to MRVRYATMIVKDMNESIKFYTEVMGFQIESRYDPRPGVKITLLKGEGDAMIEIIEDTVHDIGLFSVGMEVKDLNATLDELRSKGAKITMEPVPITVGTLAFLEDPNGVRIALIQHGP from the coding sequence ATGAGGGTCAGATACGCTACCATGATCGTCAAGGACATGAACGAGTCGATAAAGTTCTACACCGAGGTCATGGGATTCCAGATAGAAAGCCGGTACGATCCCCGACCCGGGGTGAAGATCACACTATTGAAAGGGGAGGGGGACGCCATGATCGAGATCATCGAGGACACCGTCCATGACATCGGTCTTTTCTCGGTGGGAATGGAGGTCAAGGATCTGAACGCCACATTGGACGAGCTTAGGTCCAAAGGGGCCAAGATCACCATGGAGCCTGTGCCCATAACGGTCGGCACCCTCGCTTTCCTGGAAGACCCCAACGGCGTCCGGATCGCGCTGATCCAGCATGGTCCGTAG
- the guaA gene encoding glutamine-hydrolyzing GMP synthase subunit GuaA: MFKPEKFVDEQIEEMRAKIKGKAIIACSGGVDSTVAAVLVSRAIGDQLLTVYVNNGFMRKGETEEVGKMFDSLGINYRLIDASDEFFDALKGVTEPERKRKIIGERFIRVFERTAKEYGAEYLVQGTIAPDWIESGDGVRDVIKSHHNVGGLPKDINMTLVEPLRDLYKDEVRKVARYLNVEVAERQPFPGPALAIRVLGEPTREAVEIVREACAIVEEEIEKASEEGRMERPWQYFAVLLPCQSVGVQGDNRAYGRTIAVRSVESIDGMSASYSKIPHEVLEHISVRITNEMKSDVNRVVYDITHKPPGTVEWE, from the coding sequence ATGTTCAAGCCTGAAAAGTTCGTCGATGAGCAGATCGAGGAGATGAGGGCCAAGATCAAGGGCAAGGCGATAATCGCCTGCTCGGGGGGCGTGGACAGCACCGTGGCCGCGGTCCTGGTATCACGGGCCATAGGCGACCAGCTGCTGACGGTGTACGTCAACAATGGCTTCATGAGGAAGGGCGAGACCGAGGAGGTCGGCAAGATGTTCGACTCCCTGGGCATCAACTACCGCCTGATCGATGCCAGTGACGAGTTCTTCGATGCACTGAAGGGTGTAACGGAACCGGAGAGGAAGAGGAAGATCATCGGCGAGAGGTTCATCCGGGTGTTCGAGCGGACCGCCAAGGAATACGGGGCCGAGTACCTGGTGCAGGGCACGATCGCCCCTGACTGGATCGAGAGCGGCGATGGGGTCCGGGACGTCATCAAGAGCCATCACAACGTGGGCGGCTTGCCTAAGGACATCAACATGACGCTGGTAGAGCCGCTAAGGGACCTATACAAGGACGAGGTCAGGAAGGTCGCGAGGTACCTCAACGTGGAGGTTGCAGAGCGCCAGCCATTCCCCGGCCCCGCCCTGGCCATCCGCGTGCTGGGAGAACCGACCAGGGAGGCCGTGGAGATAGTCAGGGAGGCTTGCGCCATCGTGGAGGAGGAGATCGAGAAGGCCTCGGAGGAGGGAAGGATGGAGCGCCCCTGGCAGTACTTCGCCGTTCTCCTGCCCTGCCAGTCCGTGGGAGTCCAGGGCGACAACCGCGCCTATGGCAGGACCATCGCCGTGCGGTCGGTCGAATCGATCGATGGCATGAGCGCTTCGTACTCCAAGATACCGCACGAGGTGCTGGAGCACATCTCGGTACGCATCACCAACGAGATGAAGAGCGACGTCAACCGGGTGGTCTATGACATAACACATAAACCTCCCGGGACCGTAGAATGGGAATAG
- the purE gene encoding 5-(carboxyamino)imidazole ribonucleotide mutase codes for MPQVLIILGSKSDAPVAKKATDVLREFGVSSETVIASAHRTPDRVREIVTTSDADVYIAIAGLSAALPGAVASATVRPVIGVPVSGKVNLDSILSIVQMPSGIPVAAVGLDRGDNAALLALQILGLRDQHLASKLVKHRLDMAEAVARDSEEVNNDVQA; via the coding sequence ATGCCACAAGTCCTCATCATCCTGGGCAGCAAGAGCGATGCCCCGGTTGCCAAGAAGGCCACGGACGTTCTGCGAGAGTTCGGTGTCAGCAGTGAGACCGTTATCGCATCCGCTCACCGCACACCGGACCGGGTAAGGGAGATAGTCACCACCAGCGATGCGGATGTGTACATAGCCATCGCCGGACTGTCGGCCGCGCTGCCGGGTGCGGTGGCCTCGGCCACTGTACGTCCTGTGATCGGCGTCCCGGTCAGCGGAAAGGTGAACCTGGACTCCATACTTTCCATCGTGCAGATGCCCAGCGGCATTCCGGTCGCGGCGGTGGGGCTGGACCGCGGTGACAACGCGGCACTGCTGGCCCTTCAGATCCTGGGGCTGAGGGACCAACATCTGGCTTCAAAACTGGTCAAACACCGTCTGGACATGGCCGAGGCCGTGGCCCGCGATTCCGAGGAGGTGAACAACGATGTTCAAGCCTGA
- a CDS encoding Lrp/AsnC family transcriptional regulator, whose amino-acid sequence MAVGFVLISTAPAKEHEVYNELLKVREVVELHPLFGEYDLIAKIEADDFNLLGQVVVDAIRSIPGVIDTKTLTGIKF is encoded by the coding sequence TTGGCAGTGGGGTTTGTCTTGATCAGCACGGCACCGGCCAAGGAGCATGAGGTGTACAATGAGCTCCTCAAGGTCAGAGAGGTCGTGGAACTCCATCCCCTCTTTGGAGAGTACGATCTGATCGCGAAGATCGAGGCGGATGATTTCAACCTCCTGGGTCAAGTTGTGGTGGATGCTATCCGCTCGATCCCCGGGGTCATTGACACCAAGACGCTCACGGGCATTAAATTCTAA
- a CDS encoding carbohydrate kinase family protein — MRPFLTVYGHVCLDQIMSLQHFPEPNTSVDILEKHRYYGGTGANIATVAASLGVPTSLCSFVGPDLPPDFRCFMEDRGVDLSGVKTVEGYETSTVLLVTDSKEDQVAFVYQGPMRDMGKFPVNAAAVRDSRFVHISTGRPEHYLPLMEECRRLEKDLSFDPAQEIHHIWDQDSFRRALPLADRFFCNRNELRTALNYMGATSPEALLGDVSTIINTCGAAGSLVFTGKGTWAVPAAKPTRVVDPTGAGDAFRAGFYAGQYYGHGLLESVAYGCATASFVLETRGSLTNIPTWEMVEDRAEPVLSRLPG, encoded by the coding sequence ATGAGGCCGTTCCTTACCGTCTACGGGCATGTGTGCCTGGACCAGATCATGAGCCTCCAACACTTTCCGGAGCCCAACACCTCGGTGGACATACTGGAGAAGCACCGGTACTACGGCGGCACCGGCGCCAACATAGCTACCGTGGCCGCTTCCCTGGGGGTGCCCACGTCCCTGTGCTCCTTCGTCGGCCCCGACCTGCCCCCCGACTTCCGCTGCTTCATGGAGGATAGGGGCGTAGATCTCTCGGGCGTGAAGACCGTGGAGGGATACGAGACCTCCACCGTTCTCCTGGTGACCGACTCTAAGGAGGACCAGGTGGCCTTTGTATATCAGGGGCCCATGCGCGACATGGGCAAGTTCCCCGTGAACGCCGCAGCGGTCCGGGACTCCCGCTTCGTTCACATCTCCACGGGGAGACCGGAGCACTACCTGCCGCTGATGGAGGAGTGCCGGAGGCTGGAGAAGGACCTGTCCTTCGATCCGGCCCAGGAGATACATCACATATGGGACCAGGACTCGTTCCGCAGGGCGCTGCCCCTTGCGGACCGCTTCTTCTGCAACAGGAACGAGCTCCGCACCGCCCTTAATTATATGGGCGCGACCTCACCGGAGGCCCTGCTCGGCGACGTGAGCACGATCATCAACACCTGCGGGGCGGCCGGCTCCCTGGTGTTCACCGGCAAAGGCACTTGGGCGGTGCCCGCGGCTAAGCCTACCAGGGTGGTGGACCCCACCGGTGCCGGGGATGCCTTCCGCGCCGGCTTCTACGCCGGGCAGTACTATGGGCATGGCCTCCTGGAATCGGTGGCGTACGGTTGTGCCACTGCCTCGTTCGTCCTCGAGACCAGGGGCTCGCTCACCAACATCCCCACCTGGGAGATGGTGGAGGACAGGGCCGAGCCTGTTCTGTCCCGCCTTCCTGGATGA
- a CDS encoding adenosylhomocysteinase — MDELIGKGVRRLEWARAHMGVLQAIRERLVEDGTLKGVKVAMALHVEAKTGILALTLAEAGADVRLASCNPLSTDDSVAAALQSHYGLDTYAKKGESNEEYYANLNAVLDIRPDFVIDDGADLITILHTSRRELLGNVKGGNEETTTGVVRLRAMAAEGKLEFPVISVNDAHMKFMFDNRYGTGQSTFDGFMNATNLLIAGKRLVVAGYGWCGRGIAMRAKGMGANVIVTEIDPVRAIEAKMDGFEVMPMLDAARMADIIITASGNKDIVRREHLEVLKGGCVMGNSGHFDNEISKTALEELAGPPIRVRESVDQYTFRDGRHAYLIAEGRLMNLAAGQGHPVEIMDMSFAIQALSLEHLVKDHAALQPKVYNVPEELDQMVARTKLEVMGVRIDELTAEQRKYLHGWQEGT, encoded by the coding sequence ATGGACGAGCTCATCGGCAAGGGAGTCAGGCGGCTGGAGTGGGCGCGCGCGCATATGGGCGTGCTCCAGGCCATAAGGGAGCGCCTGGTCGAGGATGGAACGCTGAAAGGGGTCAAGGTCGCCATGGCCTTGCACGTGGAGGCCAAGACCGGGATCCTCGCGCTGACCCTCGCCGAGGCAGGGGCCGATGTCCGCCTGGCCAGTTGCAATCCTCTGTCGACCGACGACTCCGTGGCCGCAGCCCTCCAGAGCCACTACGGTCTGGACACCTATGCCAAGAAGGGCGAGAGCAACGAGGAGTACTACGCCAACCTCAACGCCGTCCTGGACATCAGGCCGGACTTCGTCATCGATGATGGCGCGGACCTCATCACCATCCTTCACACTTCCCGCCGCGAGCTCCTGGGGAACGTCAAGGGGGGCAACGAGGAGACCACCACGGGGGTGGTGCGCCTACGCGCCATGGCCGCCGAGGGCAAGCTGGAGTTCCCCGTCATATCGGTCAACGATGCGCACATGAAGTTCATGTTCGACAACCGCTACGGCACCGGGCAGTCCACCTTCGACGGGTTCATGAACGCCACCAACCTGCTCATCGCCGGTAAGCGCCTGGTCGTCGCTGGCTACGGCTGGTGCGGAAGGGGGATAGCCATGAGGGCCAAGGGCATGGGCGCCAACGTCATCGTGACGGAGATAGATCCGGTCAGGGCCATCGAGGCCAAGATGGACGGGTTCGAGGTCATGCCCATGCTGGACGCTGCCAGGATGGCGGACATAATCATCACCGCGTCCGGGAACAAGGACATCGTCCGAAGGGAGCACCTGGAGGTCCTGAAGGGCGGGTGCGTCATGGGCAACTCCGGCCATTTCGATAACGAGATATCCAAGACCGCATTGGAGGAGCTCGCCGGCCCCCCCATTAGAGTTCGGGAGTCAGTGGACCAGTACACCTTCAGGGACGGTCGTCACGCCTATCTTATCGCAGAAGGCCGGCTGATGAACCTCGCCGCCGGGCAGGGGCATCCCGTGGAGATCATGGACATGAGCTTCGCCATTCAAGCGTTGTCATTGGAGCACCTGGTGAAGGACCATGCAGCGCTCCAGCCCAAGGTCTACAACGTACCCGAGGAGCTCGATCAGATGGTCGCCAGGACCAAGCTGGAGGTCATGGGCGTGAGGATCGACGAACTGACTGCGGAACAGAGGAAGTACCTCCATGGATGGCAAGAGGGCACATGA
- a CDS encoding phosphopantothenate/pantothenate synthetase: MEISPDHPRYRSLVIRERMSDLVKEGVVAPTGLIAHGRGEAFDYLLGERTSDTARLAERTAAAYLLEARRPVITINGNAAGLCAEGLLSLARAVPAMVEVNLFHRSPERVERVVSYLERLGGEDVLGRVQSSRLKGIASDRAMCCTEGIYAADVVLIPLEDGDRAGALVRAGKKVLAVDLNPLSRTSLESHVTVVDELTRAVPNIERAVKELEHDVPERRRLIAEFDNSLNLRLSRKLMCQLLEGEMK; this comes from the coding sequence ATGGAGATATCCCCGGACCATCCCCGCTACCGTTCCCTGGTGATAAGAGAGAGGATGTCGGACCTGGTGAAGGAAGGTGTCGTAGCACCCACTGGCCTCATCGCCCATGGGCGGGGAGAGGCCTTCGATTACTTGCTGGGAGAGAGGACCTCGGACACCGCCCGGTTGGCAGAGCGCACGGCAGCGGCATATCTTCTGGAAGCGAGGCGTCCGGTGATAACCATCAACGGCAACGCTGCCGGGTTGTGCGCCGAGGGCCTGCTGTCCCTGGCCCGCGCCGTCCCCGCCATGGTGGAGGTCAACCTATTCCATCGCAGCCCGGAGAGGGTGGAGAGGGTGGTCTCTTACCTGGAGCGCTTGGGCGGAGAGGATGTCCTGGGCCGGGTGCAGTCCTCCAGGCTGAAAGGCATCGCCTCGGACCGGGCGATGTGCTGCACCGAGGGGATCTATGCCGCGGACGTGGTGCTCATCCCCCTCGAGGACGGGGACCGCGCGGGAGCGCTGGTGAGAGCCGGCAAGAAGGTCCTGGCGGTCGACCTCAACCCCCTCTCCCGCACATCCCTGGAATCCCACGTCACGGTCGTGGACGAGCTCACTCGCGCAGTGCCCAACATCGAGCGGGCGGTGAAGGAGCTGGAGCACGACGTCCCAGAGAGGAGGAGGCTGATCGCGGAGTTCGACAACTCTCTCAACCTCCGCCTCTCCAGGAAGCTCATGTGCCAGCTGCTGGAAGGCGAAATGAAATAA
- a CDS encoding H/ACA RNA-protein complex protein Gar1: MKLLGVIQEISFDGKLIVRGTFAPGSRDRIVDNRNKPLGYIRRVFGPVDSPYIMVEPVGRSNLLAAVGKQVYVEEATRYDKGKRRDRRD, encoded by the coding sequence ATGAAGCTTTTGGGTGTTATCCAGGAAATAAGTTTTGATGGCAAGCTCATTGTCAGAGGAACTTTCGCGCCCGGTTCCCGGGATAGGATCGTGGACAATAGGAACAAGCCTTTGGGCTACATCCGTAGGGTCTTCGGTCCCGTGGATTCACCTTATATCATGGTCGAGCCGGTAGGACGAAGCAACCTGCTAGCAGCAGTGGGGAAGCAGGTCTACGTCGAGGAGGCCACAAGATATGACAAAGGTAAGAGAAGGGACCGAAGAGATTGA
- a CDS encoding transcription initiation factor IIB, producing MTKVREGTEEIEKCPECGGKHLVRDYERGELICEDCGLVLDDQFIDQGPEWRAFDVEQGEKRARTGAPMTYTIHDKGLSTEISWKNKDSYGKSIPTRNRAQLYRLRKWQRRIRVSNATERNLAFALSELDRMASAMGLPRNVRETAAMVYRKAVNKNLIRGRSIEGVVAASLYAACRQCNVPRTLDEVANSSRVGRKEIGRTYRFMTRELKLKLMPTKPQDYVQRFCSELKLTGEVQSKAAEILKDAAKKELTSGRGPTGVAAAAIYIASILCNERRTQREVADIAGVTEVTIRNRYKELTEKLGIEIQL from the coding sequence ATGACAAAGGTAAGAGAAGGGACCGAAGAGATTGAGAAATGCCCTGAGTGCGGTGGAAAACACCTTGTGAGGGATTACGAGAGGGGCGAGCTTATCTGTGAGGATTGCGGTCTTGTCCTGGACGACCAGTTCATCGACCAAGGACCAGAGTGGAGGGCCTTCGACGTAGAGCAGGGAGAGAAACGCGCCAGGACCGGCGCGCCCATGACCTATACGATCCACGACAAGGGTCTGTCCACAGAGATCTCCTGGAAGAACAAGGACAGCTATGGGAAGAGCATCCCTACCAGGAACAGGGCCCAGCTGTATCGTCTCCGCAAGTGGCAGCGCAGGATCAGGGTGTCCAATGCCACGGAGCGGAACCTCGCCTTCGCGCTGTCGGAGCTGGACCGTATGGCCTCGGCCATGGGATTGCCCAGGAACGTGCGCGAGACCGCGGCCATGGTGTACCGAAAGGCGGTCAACAAGAACCTCATCCGCGGCCGCAGCATCGAGGGCGTGGTCGCCGCTTCCCTGTACGCGGCCTGCCGCCAGTGCAATGTCCCCAGGACCCTGGACGAGGTGGCCAACTCCTCCCGTGTGGGAAGAAAGGAGATAGGCCGGACGTACCGCTTCATGACGCGCGAGCTCAAGCTCAAGCTCATGCCCACCAAACCTCAGGACTACGTGCAGAGGTTCTGCTCTGAGCTCAAGCTCACTGGCGAGGTGCAGTCCAAGGCCGCGGAGATCCTCAAGGACGCGGCCAAGAAGGAGCTGACCTCGGGTCGCGGTCCTACTGGCGTGGCCGCCGCTGCCATCTACATCGCCTCCATACTGTGCAACGAGCGCAGGACGCAGAGGGAGGTCGCTGATATAGCGGGGGTCACAGAGGTCACCATAAGGAACCGCTACAAGGAGCTGACGGAGAAGCTGGGCATTGAGATCCAGCTTTGA
- the endA gene encoding tRNA-intron lyase, with protein MPRAGVPGAWKGLIPRGVSARYMPGELVKDSVIIKDPTEASQIYNKGFYGYPLSGGGLEMDLMEAIYLVESARLEVVMDDEPISLERLVASASSAHRDFEIKYIVYRDLRSRGYLVKPAGDEFDFRVFPRGGTPNSSHTKNWVSAISERSVFKIAPFMEGMKRSERTRKELLIAIVDEEGDITYYHADRSEPKGVADTSWEGPAVRAAMLEDRVMIFDEGPAQRVYDHGFFGKKLGKVLQLSLIEAAYLMELGRLEVSTIVSGRKVPLERFKKRALKFQQDFDLRLRAYNDLRSRGLVVKTGFKYGSHFRVYEDDPERSHARWLVHAVPQDYETIWPEMSRAVRLAHGVKKEILFAWVKEDGTEYMRLSRVRP; from the coding sequence GTGCCTAGGGCGGGGGTCCCCGGTGCTTGGAAAGGATTAATACCCCGGGGAGTTTCTGCCAGATACATGCCCGGGGAGCTGGTCAAGGACAGCGTCATCATCAAGGACCCCACGGAAGCGAGCCAGATCTACAATAAGGGGTTCTACGGCTATCCGTTATCAGGCGGCGGGCTGGAGATGGACCTGATGGAGGCCATCTACCTCGTGGAGAGCGCCCGACTGGAGGTGGTCATGGACGACGAGCCCATCTCCCTGGAGCGGCTGGTGGCATCGGCCTCCTCCGCCCACCGGGACTTTGAGATAAAGTACATCGTCTACCGCGACCTCCGCTCCCGGGGCTATCTGGTGAAGCCTGCGGGCGATGAGTTCGACTTCCGGGTGTTCCCCCGCGGAGGGACGCCCAACAGCAGCCACACCAAGAACTGGGTCTCCGCCATATCCGAACGCTCGGTGTTCAAGATCGCTCCCTTCATGGAGGGTATGAAGCGCTCGGAGCGGACGAGGAAGGAGCTGCTGATAGCTATAGTTGACGAGGAAGGGGACATAACATACTATCATGCCGACCGCAGCGAGCCCAAGGGTGTGGCCGACACGTCCTGGGAAGGGCCGGCGGTCAGGGCGGCTATGCTCGAGGACCGGGTCATGATATTCGACGAGGGCCCCGCCCAGCGCGTCTACGACCATGGCTTCTTCGGAAAGAAGTTGGGTAAGGTGCTGCAGCTCTCCTTGATCGAGGCCGCGTACCTCATGGAGCTGGGACGGCTGGAGGTCTCTACGATTGTCTCCGGAAGGAAGGTCCCCCTGGAAAGGTTCAAGAAGAGGGCGCTGAAGTTCCAGCAGGACTTCGACCTCCGGCTCAGGGCGTACAACGATCTGCGCTCCCGAGGCCTGGTGGTCAAGACAGGCTTCAAGTATGGCTCTCACTTCCGGGTGTACGAGGACGATCCAGAGAGATCGCACGCTCGCTGGCTGGTGCATGCCGTGCCACAGGACTATGAGACCATCTGGCCGGAGATGTCCCGCGCGGTCCGTCTGGCCCACGGGGTCAAGAAGGAGATACTGTTCGCCTGGGTCAAGGAGGACGGCACCGAGTACATGCGCCTTTCCAGGGTCCGACCTTAG
- a CDS encoding helix-turn-helix domain-containing protein, with product MVELDALLSVIENPARRRILEALVREPHYPLQLSKELGMTQQAVIKHLKVLEAQGLVKRYREESDLGGPMRHKYYPAVNFTIVVDVGPNIFNAKLVKREHVALAAEEAVDSEEETETRIRELRERMAEIDHNLLALQKKREELIEEKERTMDEVAHLMAEQPDYRLRKAMYDFINRTDLDPELILRELSLQDEAIERYLRQWLED from the coding sequence ATGGTGGAGCTTGACGCCCTCCTCTCCGTTATCGAGAACCCCGCGCGCAGAAGGATACTTGAGGCCCTGGTACGAGAGCCACACTACCCCCTACAGCTCTCCAAGGAGCTGGGGATGACCCAGCAGGCGGTCATCAAGCACCTCAAGGTGCTGGAGGCGCAGGGCCTGGTGAAGAGGTACCGGGAGGAGAGCGACCTGGGGGGCCCGATGCGGCACAAGTACTATCCCGCGGTCAACTTCACGATCGTGGTCGACGTGGGCCCCAACATATTCAATGCCAAGCTGGTGAAGAGGGAGCACGTGGCCTTGGCCGCCGAGGAGGCGGTCGATAGCGAGGAGGAGACGGAGACCAGGATAAGAGAGCTCAGGGAGAGGATGGCCGAGATCGACCATAACTTGCTTGCTCTGCAGAAGAAGAGGGAGGAGCTCATAGAGGAGAAAGAGAGGACCATGGACGAGGTCGCTCACCTCATGGCCGAGCAGCCAGATTACCGGCTCCGTAAGGCAATGTACGATTTCATAAACCGCACGGACCTCGATCCCGAGCTGATCCTTAGGGAGCTATCCTTGCAGGACGAGGCCATCGAACGATATCTGAGGCAGTGGCTGGAGGATTGA